In Frondihabitans sp. PAMC 28766, a genomic segment contains:
- a CDS encoding aspartate ammonia-lyase: MLGATPSKEAHVAEETTAIPSVTPTADRPATRRETDSLGSRDVPSDAYWGIHTLRAIENFPIANRPISVYSDLVIALAVVKQAAARANVEIGVLDPRKAHAIEASCEEIRGGALHDEFRVGVMQGGAGTSTNMNSNEVIANRALEILGHERGQYEFLHPIDDVNRSQSTNDTYPTAIKLAMSLALARLVDELGRLADAFGVKGLEFRDVLKVGRTQLQDAVPMTLGQEFTGFAHTLGEDQQRLRDTLPLLAEINLGATAIGTGITADPKYAEAVRRHLSDLSGIEMVTAPDLIEATSDAGVYMTVSGALKRSAIKLSKICNDLRLLSSGPQAGFGEITLPPRQAGSSIMPGKVNPVIPEVVNQVAFAIAGADVTVTMAAEAGQLQLNAFEPVIANSVLQSIQWLTRSCETLRVNCVDGIQANTARLAQQVETNIGVVTALTPYIGYAAAASIAHTALATETSIATLVVAAGLMSEEQVEHVLSPARLSGLEAITSSIPVVTAEQITAHLASLDAAHADETTG, from the coding sequence ATGCTCGGTGCCACACCGAGCAAGGAGGCCCACGTGGCAGAAGAGACGACGGCGATCCCGTCAGTCACCCCGACCGCAGACCGACCGGCGACGAGACGGGAGACCGACTCGCTCGGCTCCCGCGACGTGCCATCCGACGCCTACTGGGGCATCCACACGCTGAGGGCGATCGAGAACTTCCCGATCGCCAACCGGCCCATCTCGGTCTACTCCGACCTGGTCATCGCGCTCGCCGTGGTCAAGCAGGCGGCGGCTCGGGCCAACGTCGAGATCGGCGTGCTCGACCCCCGCAAGGCTCACGCCATCGAGGCCTCCTGCGAAGAGATCCGCGGCGGGGCGCTCCACGACGAGTTCCGCGTCGGGGTGATGCAGGGCGGTGCGGGCACCAGCACCAACATGAACAGCAACGAGGTCATCGCCAACCGGGCTCTCGAGATCCTGGGCCACGAGCGCGGGCAGTACGAGTTCCTGCACCCCATCGACGACGTCAATCGCAGCCAGTCGACCAACGACACCTACCCGACGGCCATCAAGCTCGCGATGTCGCTCGCGCTGGCCCGGCTCGTCGACGAGCTGGGACGCCTGGCCGACGCCTTCGGGGTCAAGGGCCTCGAGTTCCGCGACGTGCTGAAGGTGGGCCGCACCCAGCTGCAGGACGCCGTGCCCATGACCCTGGGCCAGGAGTTCACCGGTTTCGCCCACACCCTCGGCGAAGACCAGCAGCGCCTCCGCGACACCCTGCCGCTGCTCGCCGAGATCAACCTCGGCGCGACCGCCATCGGCACCGGCATCACGGCCGACCCGAAGTACGCCGAGGCCGTGAGGCGGCACCTCAGCGACCTGTCGGGCATTGAGATGGTCACCGCACCCGACCTCATCGAGGCCACCAGCGACGCCGGCGTCTACATGACCGTGTCGGGTGCGCTCAAGCGCAGCGCCATCAAGCTCTCGAAGATCTGCAACGATCTGCGGCTGCTCTCGTCGGGCCCGCAGGCCGGCTTCGGCGAGATCACGCTGCCGCCGCGGCAGGCCGGCTCGTCGATCATGCCGGGCAAGGTCAACCCGGTCATCCCCGAGGTCGTCAACCAGGTCGCCTTCGCAATCGCCGGCGCCGACGTGACGGTCACCATGGCCGCCGAGGCGGGCCAGCTGCAGCTCAACGCGTTCGAGCCGGTGATCGCGAACTCAGTGCTGCAGAGCATCCAGTGGCTCACGCGATCCTGCGAGACCCTGCGCGTCAACTGCGTCGACGGCATCCAGGCCAACACCGCCCGCCTCGCGCAGCAGGTCGAGACGAACATCGGCGTCGTGACCGCCCTCACGCCGTACATCGGCTACGCTGCGGCGGCGTCGATCGCGCACACGGCCCTCGCCACGGAGACCTCGATCGCCACCCTGGTAGTCGCCGCGGGTCTCATGAGCGAAGAGCAGGTCGAGCACGTGCTCTCGCCCGCGCGCCTCTCGGGGCTCGAGGCGATCACCTCGTCGATCCCCGTCGTCACGGCCGAGCAGATCACGGCGCACCTGGCGTCGCTCGACGCCGCGCACGCCGACGAGACGACCGGCTGA